A window of the Streptomyces formicae genome harbors these coding sequences:
- the yidD gene encoding membrane protein insertion efficiency factor YidD: MKYPLLALIKLYQWTISPLLGPVCRYYPSCSHYGYTAIDRHGAVKGTALTAWRILRCNPWSPGGVDHVPPRKRPRWHELLREYLRGGKGGHPPETSPAAETSPNAQGA, translated from the coding sequence ATGAAGTACCCGCTGCTGGCTCTGATCAAGCTGTACCAGTGGACGATCAGCCCGCTGCTGGGGCCCGTCTGCAGGTACTACCCGTCGTGTTCTCACTACGGATACACAGCCATCGACCGGCATGGCGCGGTGAAGGGCACGGCCCTGACCGCCTGGCGGATCCTGCGGTGCAATCCGTGGTCGCCCGGCGGGGTGGACCACGTGCCACCGCGCAAACGACCTCGTTGGCACGAGCTGCTGCGCGAATACCTGCGCGGCGGCAAGGGCGGGCACCCCCCTGAGACCAGCCCGGCCGCAGAGACCTCGCCCAATGCTCAAGGAGCCTGA